From the genome of Spinacia oleracea cultivar Varoflay chromosome 2, BTI_SOV_V1, whole genome shotgun sequence, one region includes:
- the LOC110805968 gene encoding uncharacterized protein isoform X2: MIDREWMYNRVNGNFLSSTYAEKVDEFIEFSCKQENVMIDGLLKCPCAKCRNVPYLDPDVVKFHLYQNGFRPNYHKWTFHGEDDFDNEIPTSGFTTVGETSNPYKSMVLDAFRHDHHLELAFEESIDVEEPLPEYKKFFDMLKAAEEPLYDGCKLSLLSVAARITNLKCEYNMPNKAIDDVASLVKEICPEINYMTDTFSRTRKLLDGLELPHHRIDVCPNGCMLFWKEHKDLNECLICKANRYKTSRSKSKRSLRKVLFYLPIAPRLQRLYATKSTAEQMRWHAENPRVEGVMSHPSDGEAWKHFDESFPSFAEEPQNVRLGLCTDGFSPFGKSGKQYSCWPVMLTPYNLPPGLCMKKPFTFLSLIIPGPKSPKGNLDVFLQPLIDELKMLWELGVPTYDVSKKQNFQMRAMLHWTISDFPAYGMLSGWSTAGKLACPYCMEHTKAFTLTNA, translated from the coding sequence ATGATAGATCGTGAATGGATGTATAATAGAGTAAATGGAAATTTTCTTAGTTCTACTTATGCGGAAAAAGTCGACGAGTTtattgaattttcttgtaagcaAGAAAATGTTATGATTGACGGGCTATTGAAATGCCCTTGTGCAAAATGTCGAAATGTTCCGTATTTGGATCCCGATGTTGTAAAGTTCCATCTTTATCAAAATGGGTTCCGACCTAACTACCACAAGTGGACTTTCCACGGGGAAGATGATTTTGACAATGAGATTCCAACTAGTGGGTTCACCACTGTCGGAGAGACATCTAATCCATATAAGAGCATGGTTTTAGATGCATTTAGACATGATCACCATTTGGAATTGGCATTTGAAGAATCAATTGATGTCGAAGAACCACTTCCTGAGTACAAGAAGTTCTTTGACATGCTCAAAGCTGCCGAGGAACCTTTATACGATGGCTGCAAGTTGTCTTTGTTATCTGTTGCCGCAAGGATAACTAACCTCAAATGTGAGTACAACATGCCAAATAAAGCCATAGACGATGTTGCATCGTTGGTAAAGGAAATTTGTCCTGAAATTAACTACATGACAGACACTTTCTCCAGAACTCGAAAGTTGCTTGATGGACTTGAGCTGCCTCACCATAGGATAGATGTATGTCCTAATGGATGTATGTTGTTTTGGAAGGAGCATAAAGATCTTAATGAATGTCTTATTTGTAAAGCAAATCGATATAAGACTTCAAGGTCAAAAAGCAAAAGAAGTCTGAGAAAAGTGTTGTTTTACTTGCCCATTGCTCCAAGGCTGCAAAGGTTATATGCCACAAAGTCCACGGCGGAACAAATGAGATGGCATGCAGAAAATCCTCGAGTGGAAGGGGTAATGTCTCATCCAAGTGATGGTGAAGCATGGAAACACTTTGATGAATCTTTTCCATCTTTTGCTGAAGAGCCACAAAATGTTCGACTTGGCCTTTGTACTGACGGGTTTTCTCCTTTTGGAAAGTCAGGAAAGCAGTATTCGTGTTGGCCCGTTATGCTAACCCCTTATAATCTGCCTCCAGGATTATGCATGAAAAAACCATTCACATTCTTAAGTTTGATTATTCCAGGTCCAAAAAGTCCTAAAGGGAATCTAGATGTCTTTTTACAACCTCTCATTGATGAGTTGAAAATGTTATGGGAGTTAGGGGTGCCAACTTATGATGTCTCTAAAAAGCAAAACTTCCAGATGAGGGCTATGTTACATTGGACTATTAGCGACTTTCCTGCTTACGGAATGTTATCTGGTTGGAGTACCGCTGGTAAGTTAGCATGCCCGTATTGCATGGAGCATACAAAGGCTTTTACGCTCACAAATG
- the LOC110805968 gene encoding uncharacterized protein isoform X1, translating into MIDREWMYNRVNGNFLSSTYAEKVDEFIEFSCKQENVMIDGLLKCPCAKCRNVPYLDPDVVKFHLYQNGFRPNYHKWTFHGEDDFDNEIPTSGFTTVGETSNPYKSMVLDAFRHDHHLELAFEESIDVEEPLPEYKKFFDMLKAAEEPLYDGCKLSLLSVAARITNLKCEYNMPNKAIDDVASLVKEICPEINYMTDTFSRTRKLLDGLELPHHRIDVCPNGCMLFWKEHKDLNECLICKANRYKTSRSKSKRSLRKVLFYLPIAPRLQRLYATKSTAEQMRWHAENPRVEGVMSHPSDGEAWKHFDESFPSFAEEPQNVRLGLCTDGFSPFGKSGKQYSCWPVMLTPYNLPPGLCMKKPFTFLSLIIPGPKSPKGNLDVFLQPLIDELKMLWELGVPTYDVSKKQNFQMRAMLHWTISDFPAYGMLSGWSTAGKLACPYCMEHTKAFTLTNGKKQTWFDRHCPFLAEDHPFRRNKSFLTVQNSFLLCDLVTVRRIRRSLLSRTNMDD; encoded by the coding sequence ATGATAGATCGTGAATGGATGTATAATAGAGTAAATGGAAATTTTCTTAGTTCTACTTATGCGGAAAAAGTCGACGAGTTtattgaattttcttgtaagcaAGAAAATGTTATGATTGACGGGCTATTGAAATGCCCTTGTGCAAAATGTCGAAATGTTCCGTATTTGGATCCCGATGTTGTAAAGTTCCATCTTTATCAAAATGGGTTCCGACCTAACTACCACAAGTGGACTTTCCACGGGGAAGATGATTTTGACAATGAGATTCCAACTAGTGGGTTCACCACTGTCGGAGAGACATCTAATCCATATAAGAGCATGGTTTTAGATGCATTTAGACATGATCACCATTTGGAATTGGCATTTGAAGAATCAATTGATGTCGAAGAACCACTTCCTGAGTACAAGAAGTTCTTTGACATGCTCAAAGCTGCCGAGGAACCTTTATACGATGGCTGCAAGTTGTCTTTGTTATCTGTTGCCGCAAGGATAACTAACCTCAAATGTGAGTACAACATGCCAAATAAAGCCATAGACGATGTTGCATCGTTGGTAAAGGAAATTTGTCCTGAAATTAACTACATGACAGACACTTTCTCCAGAACTCGAAAGTTGCTTGATGGACTTGAGCTGCCTCACCATAGGATAGATGTATGTCCTAATGGATGTATGTTGTTTTGGAAGGAGCATAAAGATCTTAATGAATGTCTTATTTGTAAAGCAAATCGATATAAGACTTCAAGGTCAAAAAGCAAAAGAAGTCTGAGAAAAGTGTTGTTTTACTTGCCCATTGCTCCAAGGCTGCAAAGGTTATATGCCACAAAGTCCACGGCGGAACAAATGAGATGGCATGCAGAAAATCCTCGAGTGGAAGGGGTAATGTCTCATCCAAGTGATGGTGAAGCATGGAAACACTTTGATGAATCTTTTCCATCTTTTGCTGAAGAGCCACAAAATGTTCGACTTGGCCTTTGTACTGACGGGTTTTCTCCTTTTGGAAAGTCAGGAAAGCAGTATTCGTGTTGGCCCGTTATGCTAACCCCTTATAATCTGCCTCCAGGATTATGCATGAAAAAACCATTCACATTCTTAAGTTTGATTATTCCAGGTCCAAAAAGTCCTAAAGGGAATCTAGATGTCTTTTTACAACCTCTCATTGATGAGTTGAAAATGTTATGGGAGTTAGGGGTGCCAACTTATGATGTCTCTAAAAAGCAAAACTTCCAGATGAGGGCTATGTTACATTGGACTATTAGCGACTTTCCTGCTTACGGAATGTTATCTGGTTGGAGTACCGCTGGTAAGTTAGCATGCCCGTATTGCATGGAGCATACAAAGGCTTTTACGCTCACAAATGGTAAGAAGCAAACTTGGTTCGATCGCCATTGCCCATTCTTAGCAGAAGACCATCCTTTCCGGCGAAATAAGAGTTTTCTTACTGTGCAAAACAGTTTTTTACTGTGTGACTTGGTTACTGTAAGACGAATAAGACGGTCACTTCTCTCAAGAACAAATATGGATGATTAG